A window of Lagopus muta isolate bLagMut1 chromosome 14, bLagMut1 primary, whole genome shotgun sequence contains these coding sequences:
- the CAMLG gene encoding guided entry of tail-anchored proteins factor CAMLG, translating to MEDGGGAGAASPGTPAGLSASQRRAELRRRKLLMNSEERINRIMGFHRPAAGKDDESHVESKLQHEQDKSNSLPLPSVSKRIVLGDSVSNVSGSADHAGSLGDLKGDKDLFSKTPQLVSEGTGELRHRNRGELPSEAAARPPRHGLEQYLSRFDEALKLRNQLMNEKPSQENGNAVEEFDSFRIFRLVGCALLAIAVRAFVCKYLSIFAPFLTLQLAYMGLSKYFPKSEKKVKTTVLTAALLLSGIPAEVISRSMDTYSKMGDVFTDLCVYFFTFIFCHELTLFFGSEVP from the exons ATGGAGGACGGTGGCGGGGCGGGAGCGGCGTCCCCGGGGACCCCCGCGGGGCTCTCGGCCTCCCAGCGGCGGGCGGAGCTGCGGCGGAGGAAGCTGCTGATGAACTCGGAAGAACGGATCAACCGCATCATGGGCTTCCACCGGCCCGCGGCGGGCAAGG ATGACGAAAGTCACGTCGAATCAAAACTTCAACACGAACAAGATAAATCGaattcccttcctcttccttctgtttctaaGAGAATCGTGCTCGGTGATTCTGTCTCTAATGTGTCCGGATCGGCTGACCATGCAGGCAGCCTGGGAGACCTCAAAGGCGATAAGGACTTGTTCAGTAAAACTCCACAGCTTGTCAGTGAGGGCACAGGCGAGCTCCGTCACCGTAACAGAGGGGAGCTGCCATCCGAAGCCGCTGCACGGCCACCCAGGCATGGATTAGAGCAGTACTTATCCAGGTTTGATGAAGCTCTGAAGCTGAGGAACCAGCTGATGAATGAGAAGCCAAGCCAGGAGAATGGGAATGCGGTGGAGGAGTTTGATTCTTTCCGCATTTTTAGATTAGTGGGATGTGCTCTGCTTGCCATTGCAGTGAGGGCGTTTGTGTGCAAATACTTG TCAATATTTGCACCATTTCTTACTCTACAACTTGCATACATGGGACTATCCAAGTACTTTCCAAAG AGTGAGAAGAAGGTGAAAACAACAGTACTGACTGCTGCTCTTTTACTGTCTGGAATCCCTGCAGAAGTGATCAGTCGCTCTATGGACACCTACAGCAAAATGGGAGATGTTTTCACAGACCTCTGTGTCTACTTCtttacttttatcttttgcCACGAACTCACTCTGTTCTTCGGCTCTGAAGTACCATGA